The following are from one region of the Escherichia sp. E4742 genome:
- the emrR gene encoding multidrug efflux transporter EmrAB transcriptional repressor EmrR, whose protein sequence is MDSSFTPIEQMLKFRASRHEDFPYQEILLTRLCMHMQSKLLENRNKMLKAQGINETLFMALITLESQENHSIQPSELSCALGSSRTNATRIADELEKRGWIERRESDNDRRCLHLQLTEKGHEFLREVLPPQHNCLHQLWSALSTTEKDQLEQITRKLLSRLDQMEQDGAVLEAMS, encoded by the coding sequence ATGGATAGTTCGTTTACGCCCATTGAACAAATGCTAAAATTTCGCGCCAGCCGCCACGAAGATTTTCCTTATCAGGAGATCCTTCTGACCCGTCTTTGCATGCATATGCAAAGCAAGCTGCTGGAAAACCGCAATAAAATGCTGAAGGCTCAGGGGATTAACGAGACGTTGTTTATGGCGTTGATTACGCTGGAGTCTCAGGAAAACCACAGTATTCAGCCTTCTGAACTGAGCTGTGCTCTTGGATCATCCCGTACCAATGCGACGCGTATTGCCGATGAACTGGAAAAACGTGGCTGGATCGAACGTCGTGAAAGCGATAACGATCGCCGCTGCCTGCATCTGCAATTAACGGAAAAAGGTCACGAGTTTTTGCGCGAGGTTTTACCGCCGCAGCATAACTGCCTGCATCAACTCTGGTCCGCGCTCAGCACAACAGAAAAAGATCAGCTCGAGCAAATCACCCGCAAATTGCTCTCCCGTCTCGATCAGATGGAACAAGACGGTGCTGTTCTCGAAGCGATGAGCTAA
- the ygaH gene encoding L-valine transporter subunit YgaH, with protein MSYEVLLLGLLVGAANYCFRYLPLRLRVGNARPTKRGAVGILLDTIGIASICALLVVSTAPEVIHDSRRFVPTLVGFAVLGASFYKTRSIIIPTLLSALAYGLTWKVMTFL; from the coding sequence ATGAGCTATGAGGTTCTGCTGCTTGGATTACTGGTTGGCGCGGCGAATTACTGCTTCCGCTATTTACCCCTACGCCTGCGAGTGGGCAATGCCCGCCCAACCAAGCGCGGCGCAGTGGGTATTTTGCTCGACACCATTGGCATCGCCTCGATTTGCGCTCTGCTGGTTGTCTCTACCGCACCAGAAGTGATACACGATTCACGCCGTTTCGTACCCACGCTGGTCGGTTTTGCGGTACTGGGAGCCAGTTTCTATAAAACACGCAGCATCATTATTCCCACTTTATTGAGTGCGCTGGCCTACGGGCTGACGTGGAAAGTGATGACGTTTCTATAG
- a CDS encoding MFS transporter: MTKPNHELSPALIVLMSIATGLAVASNYYAQPLLDTIARNFSLSASSAGFIVTAAQLGYAAGLLFLVPLGDMFERRRLIVTMTLLAAGGMLITASSQSLAMMILGTALTGLFSVVAQILVPLAATLASPDKRGKVVGTIMSGLLLGILLARTVAGLLANLGGWRTVFWVASVLMALMALALWRGLPQMKSETHLNYPQLLGSVFRMFISDKILRTRALLGCLTFANFSILWTSMAFLLAAPPFNYSDGVIGLFGLAGAAGALGARPAGGFADKGKSHLTTTFGLLLLLLSWLAIWFGHASVLALIIGILILDLTVQGVHITNQTVIYRIHPDARNRLTAGYMTSYFIGGAAGSLISASAWQHAGWAGVCLAGASLALLNLLVWWRGFHRQEVAN, from the coding sequence ATGACTAAACCCAATCATGAGCTTAGCCCGGCGCTGATCGTGCTAATGTCGATCGCCACCGGTCTGGCGGTCGCCAGCAATTATTACGCACAGCCATTGCTCGACACCATCGCGCGTAACTTTTCCCTTTCCGCCAGTTCGGCAGGCTTTATTGTTACAGCCGCGCAGTTGGGCTATGCCGCAGGTCTGCTGTTTCTTGTTCCCCTCGGTGATATGTTTGAACGCCGCCGCCTGATTGTCACCATGACCTTACTGGCAGCAGGCGGTATGTTGATTACCGCCAGCAGTCAGTCGCTGGCGATGATGATCCTCGGTACGGCATTAACCGGTTTATTCTCGGTCGTGGCACAAATTCTGGTTCCGCTGGCGGCGACGCTGGCTTCACCGGACAAACGCGGCAAGGTGGTTGGCACCATTATGAGTGGCCTGCTGCTGGGGATTTTGCTGGCGCGTACCGTTGCCGGGTTGCTGGCAAATCTCGGCGGCTGGCGCACCGTCTTTTGGGTCGCATCGGTGTTAATGGCACTGATGGCACTGGCGTTATGGCGCGGCCTGCCACAAATGAAATCTGAAACCCACCTCAACTACCCACAGTTGCTTGGTTCCGTTTTCAGGATGTTTATCAGCGATAAGATCCTGCGCACTCGCGCGTTGCTGGGCTGCCTGACCTTTGCCAACTTCAGCATTCTCTGGACATCAATGGCTTTTTTGCTCGCCGCGCCGCCTTTTAATTACAGCGATGGCGTAATTGGTCTGTTTGGGCTTGCGGGAGCTGCCGGGGCGTTGGGCGCTCGCCCGGCGGGCGGTTTTGCCGATAAGGGCAAATCGCATCTCACAACAACGTTTGGTCTGCTGCTGTTGTTACTTTCATGGTTGGCGATCTGGTTTGGACACGCTTCCGTACTGGCACTAATTATCGGCATTCTGATACTGGATCTCACCGTGCAGGGCGTGCATATCACCAATCAAACCGTGATTTATCGTATTCATCCTGATGCGCGTAATCGCCTGACCGCAGGTTACATGACCAGCTACTTTATTGGCGGTGCTGCTGGTTCGCTGATCTCGGCATCCGCCTGGCAACATGCCGGTTGGGCTGGCGTTTGCCTGGCAGGTGCGTCACTTGCCCTGTTGAATTTACTGGTCTGGTGGCGAGGTTTTCATCGTCAGGAAGTCGCAAATTAA
- the proX gene encoding glycine betaine/L-proline ABC transporter substrate-binding protein ProX — translation MRHSVLFATAFATLISTQTFAADLPGKGITVNPVQSTITEETFQTLLVSRALEKLGYTVNKPSEVDYNVGYTSLASGDATFTAVNWTPLHDNMYEAAGGDKKFYREGVFVNGAAQGYLIDKKTADQYKITNIAQLKDPKIAKLFDTNGDGKADLTGCNPGWGCEGAINHQLAAYELTNTVTHNQGNYAAMMADTISRYKEGKPVFYYTWTPYWVSNELKPGKDVVWLQVPFSALPGDKNADTKLPNGANYGFPVSTMHIVANKAWAEKNPAAAKLFAIMQLPVADINAQNAIMHDGKASEGDIQGHVDGWIKAHQQQFDGWVNEALAAQK, via the coding sequence ATGCGACATAGCGTACTTTTTGCGACAGCGTTTGCCACGCTTATCTCTACACAAACTTTTGCTGCCGATCTGCCGGGCAAAGGCATTACCGTTAACCCGGTTCAGAGCACCATCACTGAAGAAACCTTCCAGACGCTGCTGGTTAGTCGTGCGCTGGAAAAATTAGGTTATACCGTCAATAAACCCAGCGAAGTGGATTACAACGTTGGCTATACCTCGCTTGCATCTGGCGATGCGACCTTTACCGCCGTGAACTGGACGCCACTGCATGACAACATGTACGAAGCTGCCGGTGGCGATAAGAAATTTTATCGTGAAGGGGTATTTGTTAACGGCGCGGCACAAGGTTACCTGATCGATAAGAAAACTGCCGACCAGTACAAAATCACCAACATCGCGCAACTGAAAGATCCGAAGATCGCTAAACTGTTCGATACCAACGGCGATGGCAAAGCGGATTTAACCGGCTGTAACCCAGGCTGGGGCTGCGAAGGTGCCATCAACCACCAGCTTGCTGCGTATGAACTGACCAATACCGTGACGCATAATCAGGGGAACTATGCGGCGATGATGGCCGACACCATCAGTCGCTACAAAGAGGGTAAGCCGGTCTTTTACTACACCTGGACGCCGTACTGGGTGAGTAACGAACTGAAGCCGGGGAAAGATGTGGTCTGGTTGCAGGTGCCGTTCTCCGCCCTGCCGGGTGATAAAAACGCTGATACCAAACTGCCGAATGGCGCAAATTACGGCTTCCCGGTCAGCACCATGCATATCGTTGCCAACAAAGCCTGGGCCGAGAAAAACCCGGCAGCAGCGAAACTGTTTGCCATTATGCAGTTACCAGTGGCAGATATTAACGCCCAGAACGCCATTATGCATGACGGCAAAGCCTCAGAAGGCGATATTCAGGGCCACGTTGATGGCTGGATCAAAGCCCACCAGCAGCAATTCGATGGCTGGGTGAATGAGGCGCTGGCAGCGCAGAAGTAA
- the ygaZ gene encoding L-valine exporter subunit YgaZ: MVSPTPLPASGSATFMEGCKDSLPIVISYIPVAFAFGLNATRLGFSPLESVFFSCIIYAGASQFVITAMLAAGSSLWVAALTVMAMDVRHVLYGPSLRSRIVQRLQKSKTAVWAFGLTDEVFAAATAKLVRNNRRWSENWMIGIAFSSWSSWVFGTVIGAFSGSGLLQGYPAVEAALGFMLPALFMSFLLASFQRKQSLCVTAALVGALAGVTLFSIPVAILAGIVFGCLTALIQSFWQGAPDEL; the protein is encoded by the coding sequence ATGGTAAGCCCTACTCCACTGCCTGCTTCTGGTTCGGCGACCTTCATGGAAGGCTGCAAAGACAGTTTACCGATTGTTATTAGTTATATTCCGGTGGCCTTTGCATTTGGTCTGAATGCGACCCGTCTGGGATTCTCTCCCCTGGAAAGCGTTTTTTTCTCCTGCATTATTTATGCAGGAGCGAGCCAGTTTGTCATCACCGCAATGCTGGCAGCTGGTAGTAGCTTGTGGGTAGCCGCATTGACCGTTATGGCAATGGATGTTCGCCATGTACTGTATGGTCCATCGTTGCGTAGCCGCATTGTTCAACGCCTGCAAAAATCGAAAACCGCAGTGTGGGCGTTTGGCCTGACGGACGAAGTTTTTGCCGCAGCAACGGCAAAACTAGTACGTAATAATCGCCGTTGGAGCGAAAACTGGATGATCGGCATTGCCTTCAGTTCATGGTCATCGTGGGTATTTGGTACGGTAATAGGGGCATTTTCGGGCAGCGGTTTGCTGCAAGGTTATCCAGCCGTCGAAGCAGCATTAGGCTTTATGCTGCCGGCACTCTTTATGAGTTTTCTGCTCGCCTCTTTCCAGCGCAAACAATCTCTTTGCGTTACCGCAGCGTTAGTTGGTGCCCTTGCTGGCGTAACGCTATTTTCTATTCCCGTCGCCATTCTGGCAGGCATTGTCTTTGGCTGCCTCACTGCGTTAATCCAGTCATTCTGGCAAGGAGCACCTGATGAGCTATGA